One stretch of Nitrospiraceae bacterium DNA includes these proteins:
- the thiL gene encoding thiamine-phosphate kinase, with protein MKISQIGELSLLETIRKKFGKPAKGVSTGIGDDSAVIKPDNRNLLITSDMMVEGIHFDRRLMTSYQLGFKLVSVNVSDIFAMAGIPKYLILDIALDKSTDRLFFDRFFDGIKAAIKFYGIALIGGDLSSSKKHISIAASLIGYADNPVKRSGARLGDRIYVTGCLGDSACGLEILKKIKRSVLIENKKSNIKIPGLKIETATLIPLLKRHLMPEARDPVKFSKYATSMIDLSDGLFIDLTRICNESSTGARLYLDKIPISNQAKKAAACLKLDPLKLAVSGGEDYELLFTAPADKKINAIYIGDITKKNRVIIDSKGRAKPFHAQGYQHFGI; from the coding sequence ATGAAGATATCCCAAATTGGTGAACTTTCTCTTTTAGAAACAATACGTAAAAAATTCGGGAAACCTGCCAAAGGAGTTTCAACAGGCATTGGTGATGACTCCGCAGTAATAAAACCCGACAACAGGAATCTGCTGATTACAAGTGACATGATGGTTGAGGGAATTCATTTTGACAGACGACTCATGACATCTTATCAGCTCGGATTCAAGCTTGTCTCGGTTAATGTCAGCGACATATTTGCAATGGCAGGAATACCGAAATATCTCATCCTCGATATTGCATTGGATAAAAGCACAGACAGATTGTTCTTTGACAGATTTTTTGACGGGATCAAGGCTGCAATCAAATTTTATGGGATAGCTCTTATTGGAGGAGATCTGTCATCTTCAAAAAAACATATTTCTATTGCAGCATCATTGATCGGATATGCAGATAATCCAGTGAAACGTTCTGGTGCAAGATTAGGCGATAGAATATATGTAACAGGCTGCCTAGGCGATTCAGCATGCGGTCTCGAAATACTAAAAAAAATAAAAAGATCAGTATTAATAGAAAACAAAAAATCAAACATAAAAATCCCCGGCTTAAAAATAGAAACAGCAACCCTGATTCCGCTGCTTAAAAGGCATCTTATGCCCGAAGCAAGAGATCCTGTCAAATTTTCTAAATATGCAACTTCGATGATCGACCTGAGCGATGGACTATTCATAGACCTGACAAGAATATGTAATGAAAGCAGTACAGGAGCCAGACTGTATCTGGACAAGATACCAATTTCGAACCAGGCAAAAAAAGCCGCTGCTTGTCTTAAACTAGATCCATTAAAACTTGCAGTATCAGGCGGTGAAGACTATGAACTGCTTTTTACAGCGCCTGCTGATAAAAAAATAAATGCAATATATATTGGAGACATAACAAAAAAAAACAGAGTTATCATAGATTCAAAAGGCAGGGCAAAACCATTTCACGCACAAGGATACCAGCATTTTGGCATTTAG
- the lpxC gene encoding UDP-3-O-acyl-N-acetylglucosamine deacetylase yields the protein MRLQRTIKQEITFDGIGLHTGNHVAVKLKPAPRDTGIIFQRTDKNVMVRASVFSVSDTAFATTLGSNGTRIKTVEHILAAAAGLGIDNLMIELSGSEVPILDGSSTGLIDIMLKAGIAKQGKKRPYIKILKPVILEDGNSEIAAFPYEGRKITFRIHFNHTLLGEQTMTIELNEENFVKELAPARTFGFMRDVEHLRANGLAKGGSYDNAVILGDEGVLNKTGLRFNNEFVRHKILDLIGDISLIGYPIYGHIVANKAGHSTNVKFVKKLLSATDCWEIISDVEAEYAHTAAYS from the coding sequence ATGCGCTTACAGAGGACTATAAAACAGGAAATCACCTTTGACGGCATCGGCCTTCACACAGGTAATCATGTTGCCGTAAAACTTAAACCAGCGCCAAGAGACACTGGAATAATCTTTCAGAGAACTGACAAAAATGTAATGGTTAGGGCTTCTGTATTCTCAGTCAGTGATACTGCGTTTGCAACAACCTTAGGTTCCAATGGCACAAGGATCAAGACAGTAGAGCATATTCTTGCTGCTGCTGCTGGTCTTGGCATAGACAACCTGATGATTGAGCTTAGCGGTTCTGAGGTGCCAATACTTGATGGAAGTTCTACAGGGCTTATTGACATAATGCTCAAAGCTGGTATTGCTAAACAGGGGAAGAAAAGACCTTATATAAAAATTCTCAAACCTGTGATTCTTGAGGACGGCAACTCTGAGATTGCTGCTTTCCCTTACGAAGGAAGAAAGATTACATTCAGAATTCACTTCAACCACACACTGCTCGGAGAACAAACTATGACGATTGAACTGAATGAAGAAAATTTTGTAAAAGAACTTGCGCCTGCAAGAACATTCGGTTTTATGCGGGATGTTGAACATCTAAGGGCAAATGGTCTTGCAAAAGGCGGATCATATGATAACGCTGTAATACTGGGCGACGAGGGTGTTCTGAATAAAACTGGACTTCGATTCAATAACGAGTTTGTAAGGCACAAAATCCTTGATTTGATCGGGGATATATCACTAATAGGGTATCCAATTTACGGACATATTGTAGCAAACAAGGCAGGGCATTCTACAAACGTGAAGTTTGTTAAAAAACTTCTTTCTGCAACTGATTGCTGGGAAATAATATCGGATGTGGAAGCCGAATATGCCCATACAGCAGCATATTCATAA
- a CDS encoding winged helix-turn-helix domain-containing protein, whose translation MVKQPTEDTLKMLFSSSIRADLLALLLNSPAEKFYVREIATLIRKNPSGVKRELDNLEKMGLVFSHKVANLRYFQANKMSPLFSELKNLIAKSLGLPGALKTLVRTSGAKAAFIYGPYAEGEDVGAVDLMIIGASTNNIAAGLKELEDKFDKKINYHLMDEAEYKSKKEKTDVDMEKLLAGKRVVLVGRL comes from the coding sequence ATGGTTAAGCAGCCAACAGAAGATACACTAAAAATGCTCTTCTCATCATCTATAAGAGCAGACTTGCTGGCTCTTCTTTTAAATAGTCCGGCCGAAAAATTCTATGTTAGAGAAATAGCAACCCTTATAAGAAAAAACCCATCTGGTGTTAAAAGAGAACTTGATAACCTTGAGAAAATGGGTCTTGTATTTAGTCATAAGGTTGCCAATCTTAGATACTTTCAGGCTAATAAGATGTCCCCATTATTTTCAGAGCTCAAGAATCTGATTGCTAAATCACTAGGTCTTCCCGGAGCATTAAAAACTCTCGTTAGAACATCTGGAGCAAAGGCAGCGTTTATTTACGGCCCATATGCTGAAGGCGAAGACGTAGGCGCTGTTGATTTGATGATTATAGGAGCATCTACAAATAATATAGCCGCAGGATTAAAAGAGCTGGAAGATAAGTTTGATAAGAAGATTAATTACCATTTGATGGATGAAGCGGAATACAAAAGCAAGAAAGAAAAAACTGACGTTGATATGGAAAAACTTCTTGCAGGAAAAAGAGTCGTGCTGGTAGGCAGACTTTAG
- a CDS encoding DUF2062 domain-containing protein, with amino-acid sequence MAFREKLLNILTIKDSPRRLAMAFAVGVFLGMSPLLGLHTILGLAFSWLFRFNKVVTITGVFITNPWTIIPIYSLGTWIGAKCLGFSEIIPDIDWSNISLALLIKDFKPLLMPFFLGNFILGFASAIISYFIIYFATKKMRGNVR; translated from the coding sequence TTGGCATTTAGAGAGAAATTATTAAATATCCTTACGATCAAGGATTCTCCTCGCAGACTGGCTATGGCATTTGCTGTTGGCGTTTTCCTAGGGATGTCACCCTTGCTTGGATTACACACTATACTGGGGCTGGCTTTTTCATGGCTGTTCAGATTCAACAAGGTTGTTACCATCACAGGGGTTTTTATTACAAATCCATGGACGATAATTCCTATCTATTCCCTTGGAACATGGATAGGAGCAAAATGTCTTGGCTTCAGTGAAATAATACCTGATATTGACTGGTCAAATATCTCACTTGCTCTTCTCATTAAAGATTTCAAGCCACTGCTTATGCCTTTCTTCTTAGGCAACTTCATTCTAGGTTTTGCATCAGCCATAATCAGTTATTTCATCATATATTTTGCAACAAAAAAAATGCGCGGCAATGTCAGATAA
- the lon gene encoding endopeptidase La, producing the protein MANVAEKEEKNKEIEIPGTLPVLPVRDIVVFPYMILPLFVGRDMSIKAIEHALTTNKLIMLLAQKDLNTESPKPEDLYKVGTVGLIMRMLKLPDGRVKILIQGISKAKASNFVQEEPFYTADIKKINETKPQEITIEIEATMRTVKEQIDKTVSLGKNVLPDILIVIENLDDPGKLADLIASNIGLKTEQAQEVLEIMDTVQRLKKVSEILNREIELLTVQQKIQTEVRGEIDKTQREYFLREQLKAIQKELGDIDERGEEVREFKKKIIAAKMPEKVQKEAEKQLKRLEKMHPDSAEAGTIRTYLEWLVELPWSKSTKDNLDIKAAKKVLDKDHYDLEKVKERILEYLSVRKLRKEKMKGPILCFIGPPGVGKTSLGKSIAKSLGREFVRMSLGGVRDEAEIRGHRRTYVGALPGRIIQGIKNAGTNNPVMMLDEIDKVGTDFRGDPSSALLEVLDPEQNNTFMDHYLTVPFDLSKVMFITTGNIVDTIPGPLRDRMEIIFLSGYTEEEKLAITKTYLLSKQLEEHGITEKILKITDSAILAVISQYTREAGVRNLEREIAHICRKVAKKIAENKQKQFVITAKNINQYLGVQKYLREEEMEKDEIGVSTGLAWTEAGGDIIYIEATTMKGKGSLTLTGQLGDVMKESAQAALSYVRSKARSLGINDETFSKTDLHIHVPAGAIPKDGPSAGITMATSIASALTGKPVRKDIAMTGEVTLRGRVLPIGGLKEKALAAKRMGIKTIIIPKRNKKDLEDIPKYVKKDVQFLFADTMNDVLKHALKGVKRRKNQRSL; encoded by the coding sequence ATGGCAAACGTTGCAGAAAAAGAAGAAAAAAATAAAGAAATAGAAATTCCCGGCACATTACCGGTTCTCCCTGTAAGAGATATTGTTGTATTCCCTTACATGATACTCCCGCTGTTTGTCGGAAGAGACATGTCCATAAAGGCAATAGAACATGCATTAACCACAAACAAACTGATCATGCTGCTCGCACAGAAAGACCTTAATACAGAATCCCCTAAGCCGGAAGATCTTTATAAGGTTGGAACCGTAGGACTTATTATGAGGATGCTGAAACTTCCAGATGGAAGGGTCAAGATACTCATACAGGGCATCTCAAAAGCAAAGGCCTCAAATTTTGTTCAGGAAGAACCATTTTATACGGCTGATATCAAAAAGATAAACGAAACCAAGCCGCAGGAAATAACAATCGAGATTGAAGCAACAATGAGGACTGTCAAGGAACAGATTGACAAGACAGTATCTCTTGGAAAAAATGTACTTCCTGACATATTAATAGTTATCGAAAATCTTGATGATCCCGGGAAACTTGCTGACTTAATAGCATCGAATATCGGATTGAAAACTGAACAGGCACAAGAAGTGCTCGAGATAATGGACACTGTCCAGCGTTTAAAGAAAGTAAGCGAGATATTAAATAGAGAGATCGAGCTTCTTACTGTACAGCAAAAGATACAGACAGAAGTCAGAGGCGAAATAGATAAAACGCAAAGAGAATACTTTTTAAGAGAACAGCTCAAGGCAATACAAAAAGAACTCGGAGACATTGACGAGCGCGGAGAAGAAGTTAGAGAGTTCAAGAAAAAAATTATCGCTGCCAAGATGCCGGAAAAAGTCCAGAAAGAGGCTGAAAAACAACTTAAAAGACTCGAGAAGATGCACCCTGACAGCGCAGAAGCAGGAACTATAAGAACATATCTTGAATGGTTAGTTGAACTGCCATGGTCAAAATCAACAAAGGACAATTTAGATATAAAAGCAGCAAAAAAGGTTCTTGATAAAGACCATTACGACCTCGAAAAAGTAAAAGAAAGAATTTTGGAATATTTGAGCGTTAGAAAACTCAGAAAAGAAAAAATGAAAGGCCCCATACTCTGCTTTATAGGCCCTCCAGGTGTTGGAAAGACATCATTGGGCAAATCAATAGCAAAATCTCTTGGCAGGGAATTTGTACGAATGTCATTGGGCGGAGTGAGAGATGAGGCTGAGATAAGAGGCCACAGACGCACATATGTCGGAGCATTGCCCGGCAGGATTATTCAGGGAATAAAAAATGCAGGCACAAATAATCCCGTTATGATGCTTGACGAAATAGACAAGGTAGGAACTGATTTTAGGGGAGACCCGTCATCAGCACTCCTTGAAGTGCTTGACCCTGAGCAGAACAATACATTCATGGATCACTATTTAACAGTTCCATTCGACCTTTCAAAGGTAATGTTTATCACAACAGGGAATATAGTTGACACAATCCCCGGCCCATTAAGAGACAGGATGGAGATTATCTTCCTGTCCGGTTATACAGAAGAGGAAAAACTTGCTATTACAAAAACCTATCTTCTCTCAAAACAGCTTGAGGAGCACGGCATAACAGAGAAAATACTGAAGATAACCGACAGCGCCATACTTGCAGTAATATCCCAGTATACAAGGGAAGCAGGGGTAAGAAATCTTGAAAGAGAAATAGCGCATATTTGCAGAAAGGTTGCAAAAAAAATAGCAGAAAACAAGCAAAAACAATTCGTAATAACAGCCAAAAACATTAATCAATACCTTGGTGTGCAGAAATATCTGAGAGAAGAAGAGATGGAAAAAGACGAGATCGGCGTATCAACAGGACTTGCATGGACAGAAGCAGGCGGCGACATTATTTATATCGAGGCAACTACAATGAAAGGCAAAGGCAGCCTCACGCTAACAGGGCAGCTTGGTGATGTAATGAAGGAATCAGCGCAGGCAGCTCTAAGCTATGTAAGGTCCAAGGCGCGCTCGCTTGGTATAAATGATGAGACTTTTTCTAAAACTGATCTACATATCCATGTTCCTGCTGGAGCCATACCAAAAGACGGGCCGTCAGCAGGAATAACAATGGCAACCTCAATAGCATCTGCTCTGACCGGCAAGCCTGTAAGAAAAGATATTGCAATGACAGGCGAGGTAACGCTCAGGGGAAGAGTTCTCCCAATCGGCGGGCTTAAGGAAAAAGCGCTTGCAGCAAAAAGAATGGGAATAAAGACAATAATAATACCGAAGAGAAACAAAAAAGACCTTGAGGATATCCCTAAATATGTAAAAAAAGATGTCCAGTTCCTATTTGCTGATACAATGAACGATGTGCTGAAGCATGCGTTGAAAGGCGTTAAAAGGAGAAAAAACCAGCGCTCTCTGTAG
- the fabG gene encoding 3-oxoacyl-[acyl-carrier-protein] reductase has product MDFNGQIAIVTGGARGIGKAISETLAKKGVKLVIADISLDQAKQTADDISKIGVETMPVRLDVSKSDEVVKIFEDVVKKFGRIDVLVNNAGITRDSILMRMKEEDWDTVININLKSVFLCTREAVRVMMKQRYGRIVNIASVVAMMGNPGQANYSASKAGIIGLTKTTAREYASRGVTANAVAPGFITTAMTDALTEEVKSEMKKAIPLARFGTVEDVAAAVVFLASPDAGYITGQVLNVNGGMYM; this is encoded by the coding sequence ATGGATTTTAATGGCCAGATTGCAATCGTAACAGGCGGCGCCCGAGGGATTGGAAAGGCAATCTCTGAGACACTTGCAAAAAAGGGTGTGAAGCTGGTGATTGCTGATATAAGTCTCGATCAGGCAAAACAAACTGCAGATGATATCAGTAAAATCGGCGTCGAGACAATGCCTGTCAGGCTGGATGTTTCCAAATCAGATGAGGTTGTAAAGATATTTGAGGATGTTGTTAAAAAATTTGGAAGAATTGACGTGCTTGTTAATAACGCAGGGATTACAAGAGACAGTATTCTCATGAGAATGAAAGAAGAGGATTGGGACACTGTTATTAATATTAATCTTAAAAGTGTTTTCCTCTGCACAAGAGAAGCAGTCAGGGTTATGATGAAGCAGAGATACGGAAGGATTGTGAATATTGCATCTGTTGTTGCAATGATGGGCAATCCGGGTCAGGCAAATTACAGCGCTTCTAAGGCAGGGATAATCGGACTGACAAAAACTACTGCAAGAGAGTATGCAAGCAGAGGCGTGACTGCAAATGCAGTAGCTCCAGGTTTTATAACTACTGCTATGACAGATGCCCTTACAGAAGAAGTAAAATCAGAGATGAAAAAAGCTATCCCATTGGCGAGATTTGGTACGGTAGAGGATGTTGCTGCTGCTGTTGTATTCCTTGCATCACCTGATGCAGGTTATATAACAGGCCAGGTTTTGAATGTCAATGGAGGTATGTATATGTAG
- the acpP gene encoding acyl carrier protein produces MVEEKVKEIIAKQLGVNASEITPESSFVEDLGADSLDTVELVMAFEESFNIEIPDEDAEKIAKVKDAVEYIKKKQS; encoded by the coding sequence ATGGTTGAAGAAAAGGTAAAAGAAATTATAGCAAAACAGCTTGGAGTTAATGCATCAGAAATAACACCAGAGTCATCTTTTGTAGAGGATCTTGGGGCAGATTCCCTTGATACTGTTGAACTGGTTATGGCATTTGAAGAGTCATTTAATATTGAAATACCTGATGAAGATGCAGAAAAGATTGCTAAAGTAAAGGACGCAGTAGAGTACATAAAGAAAAAACAGTCATAA
- the fabF gene encoding beta-ketoacyl-ACP synthase II: MDKRRVVVTGVGLITPVGIGVEQSWHALLEGRSGIRKLTRFDASTFPTQIAGEVEGFNPEDYIEPKEVKKMDRFIHFAIAASSMAMKDSGLSITKSDAERAGVIIGSGIGGLPAIEHYHEIYLEKGQRRISPFFIPMLIINLAAGHVSMKYGAKGPNSALATACASGSHAIGDAFKLIQWGDADVMIAGGSESVITPLGVGGFNAMKALSIRNDEPEKASRPFDIDRDGFVMGEGSGMMILESLEYAKARGARIYAEIAGYGRTSDAYHMTAPAPEGEGAARCMSLALKDAAINPSDIDYINAHGTSTKYGDELESIAIKTVLKEHAYKVAVSSTKSMTGHLLGASGGVEAVICALTMRDNTVPPTINLDNQDPQCDLDYVPNKARKMEINIAMSNSFGFGGTNACLVLKRFKS; this comes from the coding sequence ATGGATAAAAGAAGAGTTGTTGTAACCGGTGTCGGGCTTATAACACCGGTAGGCATTGGTGTAGAGCAGAGCTGGCATGCCCTGCTTGAGGGCAGATCAGGCATCAGGAAACTGACCAGATTTGATGCCTCTACATTCCCTACTCAGATTGCTGGAGAGGTGGAAGGCTTTAATCCCGAAGACTATATTGAGCCTAAAGAGGTCAAAAAAATGGATCGTTTTATCCATTTTGCAATCGCAGCCTCTAGTATGGCAATGAAGGACTCAGGATTAAGCATAACAAAAAGCGATGCTGAGAGGGCAGGAGTTATTATTGGATCTGGTATTGGCGGCCTGCCTGCGATTGAGCACTACCATGAAATCTACTTAGAAAAAGGGCAGAGAAGGATATCGCCTTTCTTTATTCCCATGCTTATTATAAACCTTGCTGCTGGACATGTTTCTATGAAATATGGAGCAAAAGGGCCGAATTCTGCTCTGGCTACTGCATGTGCAAGCGGAAGCCACGCAATAGGCGATGCATTTAAACTGATTCAGTGGGGTGATGCAGATGTGATGATAGCAGGCGGATCTGAATCTGTTATAACTCCTTTGGGTGTTGGCGGTTTTAATGCAATGAAGGCTCTTTCTATTCGCAATGACGAACCTGAGAAGGCAAGCAGACCCTTTGACATAGACAGAGACGGTTTTGTTATGGGAGAGGGCTCAGGCATGATGATACTTGAAAGCCTTGAATATGCCAAGGCAAGAGGAGCAAGGATATATGCGGAGATAGCAGGGTATGGAAGAACTTCAGATGCATATCATATGACAGCTCCAGCTCCAGAAGGTGAGGGCGCAGCAAGATGCATGTCTCTTGCTTTAAAAGATGCAGCAATCAATCCATCTGATATAGATTATATAAATGCCCATGGAACATCAACAAAATACGGGGATGAACTTGAGAGTATTGCTATAAAAACAGTATTAAAAGAACATGCATATAAAGTTGCGGTAAGCTCAACAAAATCCATGACTGGACATCTTTTGGGCGCTTCAGGAGGAGTTGAGGCCGTAATTTGTGCTCTGACGATGAGAGATAATACTGTTCCCCCTACAATAAACCTTGATAATCAAGATCCTCAGTGTGATCTTGATTATGTGCCTAACAAAGCAAGAAAAATGGAAATCAATATTGCAATGTCAAATTCTTTTGGCTTTGGCGGCACAAACGCTTGTCTGGTTTTAAAAAGATTTAAGTCTTAG
- the galU gene encoding UTP--glucose-1-phosphate uridylyltransferase GalU yields the protein MTEKTKIKKAILPAGGLGTRFLPATKASPKEMLPIVDKPLIQYAVEESIACNIEDFIVITGKYKRAIEDHFDSAYELEDNLKKSGKHSLLDEIQRLNHISFAYIRQKAALGLGHAILCAKPFVKNEPFAVLLSDDIIDPDDTLLKDMIKIYEKHGCSVVALEEVPISDVHKYGVIDGISCGDGTYKIKNMIEKPLKEEAPSNLAIIGRYILTPEIFDILEKLEPGKGNEIQLTDALRKLLEKQDIYGYLFKGKRYDAGDKLGYLKATVELALKNHGISKAFREYLLNITSSLSKK from the coding sequence ATGACCGAAAAAACAAAAATCAAAAAAGCAATACTGCCTGCCGGAGGACTTGGCACGAGATTCCTTCCGGCAACCAAGGCATCACCAAAAGAAATGCTTCCTATTGTTGACAAGCCTCTGATTCAGTATGCGGTAGAAGAGTCAATTGCATGCAACATAGAAGATTTTATAGTAATAACAGGAAAATACAAACGCGCAATAGAAGACCATTTCGATTCTGCGTATGAACTCGAAGATAATCTGAAAAAATCAGGCAAACATTCTCTGCTTGATGAAATACAGAGGCTCAATCATATAAGCTTTGCCTATATCAGACAAAAAGCAGCGCTTGGTCTTGGCCACGCAATTTTATGCGCAAAACCATTCGTAAAAAATGAGCCGTTTGCTGTGCTCCTAAGCGATGATATTATAGACCCTGACGACACACTTCTTAAAGACATGATTAAGATTTATGAAAAACATGGGTGTTCTGTTGTTGCACTGGAAGAAGTTCCAATATCAGATGTACATAAATATGGAGTTATCGACGGAATCTCATGCGGAGATGGAACTTACAAGATTAAAAATATGATAGAAAAACCTTTAAAAGAAGAGGCGCCTTCAAATCTTGCAATTATCGGCAGATATATTCTGACACCTGAAATATTTGATATTCTAGAAAAACTTGAGCCCGGCAAAGGCAATGAGATACAGCTGACAGATGCCCTTAGAAAATTGCTTGAAAAACAGGATATATATGGATATCTTTTCAAGGGTAAAAGATATGACGCAGGCGACAAGCTTGGATATCTCAAAGCAACTGTTGAGTTAGCGCTCAAAAATCATGGAATCTCAAAAGCATTCAGAGAATACCTGCTTAATATAACCTCTAGCCTTTCAAAGAAATAA